Proteins from one Verrucomicrobiia bacterium genomic window:
- a CDS encoding WD40 repeat domain-containing protein, with protein MSAHPFAASKRALRIRGVLITSAVIIAAVSSIFLYTRSRQSTLILQVPQEAITIKLNGVTTKAKPTKQGLRVPVIAGQYKLEVSRPKYLPFSQDIRIPVGETITVRPVFTLAPISALQNESATVSFVRPLPDDNLVFYVGDSGTRLYRLETTTQSQVAVSERSISPIRDVQWPISGDVAMVTRNDGVYLLEMPKFDFRTQRFDKVAELEVVSPVWDPNDDRVAAALMRANGERSLILSDKRFTTMERKADMTGFTNPKVVWSPGSRFIAVLNQSVDASQNNVWIYNLVNGNFVPATDTGNVRSVSFSPDERTLLLERDNLALSLRDLATGKETAIATAGTVATAAWKTSNTFYLPEPTSNSLIQYNLQGNSRKIPYTLPSTSPVQGMFYFERSDSLVFYTEKAVYTVSMAE; from the coding sequence ATGAGCGCGCATCCGTTTGCCGCAAGCAAACGTGCCCTTAGGATACGCGGCGTCCTCATTACTAGCGCCGTAATTATTGCAGCGGTAAGCAGCATCTTTCTCTATACCCGCTCAAGACAGAGCACCCTCATCCTCCAGGTTCCCCAAGAGGCTATTACCATTAAGCTTAATGGCGTTACCACCAAGGCCAAGCCCACCAAGCAAGGTCTACGTGTCCCTGTTATTGCGGGGCAGTACAAGCTTGAAGTCTCCCGCCCTAAATACCTGCCTTTCTCTCAGGACATCCGTATACCAGTAGGTGAAACCATTACGGTCCGTCCCGTGTTTACCCTGGCACCCATTAGCGCACTGCAAAATGAAAGTGCCACCGTCAGCTTTGTGCGCCCACTCCCAGATGACAACCTGGTTTTCTACGTAGGTGACAGCGGCACACGCCTCTACCGCCTAGAGACAACCACCCAATCTCAAGTTGCCGTCAGCGAGCGCAGCATTAGCCCGATACGGGACGTCCAATGGCCCATCAGTGGTGATGTCGCCATGGTGACCCGCAATGACGGCGTATACCTGTTAGAGATGCCTAAGTTCGACTTCCGTACCCAGCGTTTTGACAAAGTGGCTGAGTTAGAAGTAGTCTCTCCCGTTTGGGACCCTAACGATGACCGGGTAGCAGCTGCACTTATGCGGGCAAACGGGGAGCGGTCACTAATCCTTTCCGATAAGCGGTTTACCACCATGGAGCGCAAGGCCGACATGACCGGCTTCACGAACCCCAAAGTGGTTTGGTCACCAGGCAGCCGCTTTATTGCCGTATTGAACCAATCGGTTGATGCAAGCCAGAACAATGTCTGGATCTATAACCTGGTAAACGGAAACTTTGTCCCCGCTACTGACACTGGTAATGTCCGCAGCGTAAGCTTTAGCCCTGACGAACGAACCCTCCTCCTTGAGCGGGACAATTTAGCCCTTAGCCTTCGAGACCTAGCGACGGGGAAAGAAACAGCCATTGCCACTGCGGGCACCGTGGCTACTGCTGCCTGGAAAACAAGCAACACCTTCTACCTCCCAGAGCCAACAAGCAATTCCCTCATTCAGTACAACCTCCAGGGAAACAGTAGGAAAATCCCTTACACACTCCCTAGCACCTCACCTGTCCAAGGGATGTTCTATTTCGAGAGATCCGACTCCCTGGTATTCTATACAGAGAAGGCAGTCTATACGGTAAGTATGGCTGAGTAA